In Planctomycetaceae bacterium, one DNA window encodes the following:
- a CDS encoding transposase, with product MAQYKHYSKDFKLQAAKLVTEQGYSLTEAGRKLGVSA from the coding sequence ATGGCACAGTACAAACATTACAGTAAAGATTTCAAGTTACAGGCGGCAAAACTCGTCACAGAACAAGGCTATTCTCTAACCGAAGCAGGAAGAAAACTCGGCGTATCCGCAT
- a CDS encoding helix-turn-helix transcriptional regulator — protein MKFERELLKGIAPVVVLETLSRGKMYGYELSEAISAKSQNVLTLGQGTLYPLLYNLEAQKLVTSEWEKSESGRGRKYYSITSKGKEKLETDKVQLADLFKALKLVFGANIAGI, from the coding sequence ATGAAGTTCGAACGAGAGTTATTAAAAGGAATCGCACCGGTAGTCGTACTTGAAACATTATCACGAGGAAAGATGTACGGCTATGAACTGTCCGAAGCAATCTCGGCAAAAAGCCAAAATGTTCTGACGCTCGGACAAGGCACACTCTATCCCCTGCTGTACAACCTCGAAGCTCAAAAACTTGTTACAAGTGAATGGGAAAAAAGCGAATCCGGCAGAGGCCGTAAGTACTATTCCATCACAAGCAAAGGCAAAGAAAAATTGGAAACAGACAAAGTGCAGCTTGCGGATTTGTTCAAGGCGCTGAAACTTGTCTTTGGTGCAAACATAGCCGGTATTTGA